A single window of Psychrobacter raelei DNA harbors:
- a CDS encoding LysE/ArgO family amino acid transporter — MDYVSGFALGLSLIFAIGSQNAFILKQGLKKQHVFAVCLFCALSDALLISAGVAGFGAMTAQHPNIVNIAKLAGALFLLVYGLQSLYAGFTKSHALDSNAAAESSLNRSLMLCFGFTWLNPHVYLDTLVLVGMVSTGANSKLLFATGAVSASFVFFFSLGYGARLLGPLFAKPKSWNILDALVGVLMLYLSWHLYNS; from the coding sequence ATGGATTATGTATCAGGCTTTGCGCTCGGCTTATCACTCATCTTCGCCATTGGCTCCCAAAATGCCTTTATCTTAAAGCAAGGTCTAAAAAAGCAGCACGTGTTTGCCGTATGCCTGTTTTGTGCCCTATCAGATGCGCTTCTCATCTCGGCAGGGGTTGCAGGATTTGGCGCCATGACGGCACAACATCCCAATATTGTGAATATTGCGAAGCTTGCTGGGGCTTTATTTTTATTAGTATATGGTCTGCAAAGCTTATATGCAGGCTTTACCAAGTCGCATGCCCTAGACAGTAATGCTGCCGCCGAAAGCAGCTTAAATAGATCGCTTATGCTGTGTTTTGGGTTTACCTGGCTTAATCCACACGTGTATTTAGATACCTTGGTACTGGTCGGTATGGTGTCTACCGGTGCCAATAGTAAGCTGCTATTTGCCACCGGTGCGGTGAGTGCTTCTTTTGTGTTTTTCTTCAGCTTAGGGTATGGCGCGCGCCTACTCGGCCCACTGTTTGCCAAGCCTAAATCTTGGAATATTTTAGATGCTTTAGTGGGCGTATTAATGCTTTATTTATCTTGGCATCTATACAACAGTTAA
- a CDS encoding MarC family protein, with the protein MDTEIVKIILAFVVLINPFSALTLFLDSTRGYSMTDKRRFARISSLTVFITIAFFTVAGETLLKVLGISVGSFQIAGGVLVFLIAINMMNGEGNPVKPNQENVEVDDSFESIGSTAAAVVPLAIPMMVGPGGISTVIIYSAQVTGWQQKLAIIIAGLLISIFCYLALMAAGQLSRFLGDTGLNIISRIMGMLLAAVAIEILVNGIKTVFPGLI; encoded by the coding sequence ATGGACACCGAAATTGTCAAAATAATTTTGGCATTTGTGGTACTAATTAACCCCTTTAGTGCCTTAACGCTATTTTTAGATTCGACTCGTGGCTATAGCATGACTGATAAGCGCCGCTTTGCGCGTATCAGTAGTTTGACGGTGTTTATTACCATTGCTTTTTTTACCGTCGCTGGTGAGACCTTACTTAAAGTGCTGGGCATCTCAGTGGGCTCGTTCCAGATTGCTGGTGGGGTATTGGTATTTTTGATTGCCATTAACATGATGAATGGCGAGGGTAATCCGGTAAAGCCCAATCAAGAAAACGTGGAAGTTGATGACAGCTTTGAGAGCATAGGCAGTACCGCCGCTGCCGTTGTGCCTTTGGCCATTCCGATGATGGTGGGACCAGGCGGGATTTCTACCGTTATTATTTACTCAGCACAAGTGACAGGTTGGCAGCAGAAGTTGGCCATCATTATTGCCGGTTTGCTCATTTCTATATTTTGTTATTTGGCTTTAATGGCCGCCGGTCAGCTAAGCCGGTTCTTAGGTGACACCGGTCTTAATATTATTAGCCGTATCATGGGTATGCTGCTTGCAGCGGTGGCCATCGAAATCTTGGTCAATGGTATTAAGACTGTTTTTCCTGGTCTGATCTAA
- the nadC gene encoding carboxylating nicotinate-nucleotide diphosphorylase, whose product MSISAAHEPATVVEPPLNDVLLLPLIQAALLEDLGRRGDVTSQATIPADKQATLTLTVRDDGVVCGLDLARLAFAQVDPDIEFKAHTQDGAAVSKGEVLATISGNARNLLTAERTALNFMTHLSGIATATRKVVDLVADYPAQITCTRKTIPGLRTVQKYAVRCGGGRNHRLGLDDAILIKDNHIAIAGNIAKALQQAQQLAGHLIPIEIEVDTLEQLQQAIEAGAELVLLDNMAPETLRKAVALCKNHPSGRIKTEASGGITPDSVVAVAQTGVDFIAMGYLTHSTTALDIGMDFTA is encoded by the coding sequence ATGTCAATATCTGCCGCCCATGAGCCCGCCACTGTAGTAGAGCCACCATTGAATGATGTGTTACTGCTACCCTTAATTCAGGCCGCACTACTAGAGGATTTGGGCCGCCGTGGTGATGTGACCTCGCAGGCGACCATTCCGGCAGATAAGCAAGCAACTTTGACCTTAACTGTGCGCGATGATGGCGTGGTGTGTGGGCTTGATTTGGCCAGATTGGCTTTTGCGCAAGTAGATCCAGATATCGAATTTAAAGCGCATACTCAAGATGGTGCAGCGGTGAGTAAGGGTGAGGTGCTGGCGACCATTAGTGGTAATGCTCGCAATTTGTTGACCGCGGAGCGCACCGCACTGAATTTTATGACGCATCTTAGTGGCATTGCGACAGCCACACGTAAGGTGGTAGATTTGGTGGCTGACTATCCGGCTCAAATTACGTGTACCCGTAAGACCATCCCAGGTCTGCGCACTGTTCAAAAATACGCGGTACGCTGTGGCGGCGGGCGCAATCACCGTCTGGGCCTCGATGACGCCATCTTAATCAAAGACAATCATATTGCTATTGCCGGTAACATTGCCAAGGCCTTACAACAAGCCCAGCAATTGGCCGGTCATCTTATTCCCATTGAGATTGAGGTTGATACCCTAGAGCAGCTGCAACAAGCAATAGAGGCAGGCGCTGAGCTGGTATTATTAGATAATATGGCTCCAGAGACGTTACGTAAAGCAGTGGCCTTGTGCAAAAATCATCCCAGCGGACGTATTAAGACCGAGGCATCGGGGGGGATTACCCCAGATAGTGTCGTCGCAGTTGCCCAAACGGGTGTTGACTTTATAGCCATGGGCTATTTGACCCACAGTACCACAGCCTTAGATATCGGTATGGATTTTACTGCTTAA
- a CDS encoding NUDIX hydrolase — MSLSFSHAHSQGSGTTEVVAVLIAITNNSARVLTVDGGKLLPNGPLMPLHRSLQAGVRQWVEEQTRQPLGYIEQLYTFVDTNRRNKQGHALVYVSYMGLVQEVAAQSPNSEPPHLEARSQSGAKWRDWYDYFPWENHLDKKVQKHTQLITQKLKQWADLADTNDERIKRLQRIYLCWGGDWELDDSEFEAVIASDSSHSSSVKEMFSKWIAEHALLRYEMLYEAGLLPESPYYNAAKLPDDWQQATGEPMYYDHRRVIATAISRLRAKIEYRPLIFGLMPEEFTLLQLQQSVEALSGVALHKQNFRRLLESQNLLEPTGNSSQTGRGRPAKLYRFRFDVELQSLLMDSKLPKSAIRS, encoded by the coding sequence ATGAGTTTGTCTTTTTCTCACGCGCATAGCCAAGGCAGTGGAACCACAGAGGTGGTTGCGGTGTTGATTGCTATTACCAATAACAGTGCCCGTGTACTTACGGTAGATGGCGGTAAGCTGCTTCCTAATGGTCCATTGATGCCTTTGCACCGATCACTACAGGCCGGCGTGCGTCAATGGGTGGAGGAGCAAACCCGCCAACCTCTAGGCTATATTGAGCAGCTTTATACTTTTGTTGATACCAATCGCCGCAATAAACAGGGGCATGCTCTGGTGTATGTAAGCTATATGGGTCTGGTGCAAGAGGTGGCGGCACAAAGCCCAAATTCTGAACCTCCTCACTTAGAAGCTCGCTCACAAAGTGGCGCTAAGTGGCGAGACTGGTATGACTATTTTCCTTGGGAAAATCATTTGGATAAAAAGGTACAAAAACACACTCAGCTGATTACCCAGAAGCTGAAGCAGTGGGCAGATTTGGCCGATACAAATGATGAGCGCATCAAGCGCTTGCAACGCATTTATCTGTGTTGGGGCGGTGATTGGGAGCTAGATGACTCAGAGTTTGAAGCAGTAATCGCCAGTGATAGCAGCCACAGTAGCAGTGTCAAAGAGATGTTTAGTAAGTGGATTGCTGAGCATGCCCTGCTGCGTTACGAGATGCTGTATGAAGCTGGATTATTGCCTGAGTCGCCATATTATAATGCCGCAAAACTGCCTGATGACTGGCAACAAGCCACAGGAGAGCCGATGTATTATGACCATCGCCGCGTGATAGCCACGGCCATATCTCGCCTGCGTGCTAAGATTGAATATCGCCCGCTCATCTTTGGCTTGATGCCAGAGGAGTTTACCTTATTGCAATTACAACAAAGCGTTGAAGCGTTATCTGGTGTGGCTCTACACAAACAAAACTTTAGACGTCTGCTTGAGAGCCAGAACCTACTAGAGCCGACAGGTAACAGTAGTCAAACCGGTCGCGGGCGTCCTGCTAAGCTGTATCGTTTTCGCTTCGATGTTGAATTACAAAGCTTGCTGATGGACAGTAAACTGCCCAAAAGTGCCATCCGATCTTAA
- the nadA gene encoding quinolinate synthase NadA, with protein MTTSQASSYTPAEKTEIFAYDAPTLAQSNQSSAIQSIDIDYAKAKIPAELSRTERLQLVENIKRLLKQHNAVLVAHYYVDPYIQDLALETGGCVGDSLEMARFGKEHEAQTLVVAGVRFMGESAKILSMEKTVLMADLEAECSLDLGCPIDEFSAFCDQHPDRTVVVYANTSAEVKARADWVVTSSVGLEIVTHLHEQGQKIIWGPDRHLGKYIQKQTGADMLLWQGSCIVHNEFKARELEQLKAQYPEAVVLVHPESPDSVVALADVVGSTSKLLNATKEMDSQTFIVGTDLGILHEMQKHSPDKLFLAAPTAGESATCKSCAFCPWMAMNGLKGIENCLQTGSGEIKLAPELAQAALKPLQRMLDFAAEQKRRVATSGDIIEDRALFANVGPA; from the coding sequence ATGACTACCTCACAAGCCAGCTCGTACACGCCCGCTGAGAAGACTGAGATTTTTGCTTATGACGCGCCAACTTTGGCCCAAAGCAACCAGTCTTCTGCCATTCAAAGCATTGATATCGACTATGCCAAAGCTAAGATACCCGCTGAGCTGTCTCGTACTGAGCGCCTGCAACTGGTAGAAAACATTAAGCGCCTGCTAAAACAGCACAATGCGGTACTGGTGGCGCATTATTATGTCGACCCCTACATTCAGGACTTAGCCTTAGAGACTGGCGGCTGTGTGGGAGACTCCTTAGAGATGGCGCGTTTTGGTAAAGAACATGAGGCGCAAACCTTGGTGGTGGCCGGCGTAAGGTTTATGGGGGAGTCTGCCAAAATTCTGAGTATGGAAAAAACCGTACTTATGGCAGATCTTGAAGCTGAGTGTTCGCTGGATTTGGGCTGCCCTATAGACGAGTTTAGTGCATTTTGTGATCAGCATCCCGACCGCACTGTGGTGGTCTATGCCAACACCAGCGCAGAAGTCAAAGCACGTGCAGATTGGGTAGTGACCTCATCTGTGGGTCTTGAGATTGTGACTCATCTGCATGAGCAGGGTCAAAAAATAATCTGGGGACCAGACCGTCATTTGGGTAAATACATTCAAAAACAGACCGGTGCTGACATGCTGCTGTGGCAAGGCTCGTGTATTGTACATAACGAATTTAAAGCACGTGAACTTGAGCAATTAAAAGCACAATACCCTGAGGCTGTGGTGCTGGTTCATCCGGAGTCTCCTGATAGCGTGGTGGCTTTGGCCGATGTGGTGGGCTCAACCAGCAAGCTATTAAACGCCACCAAAGAGATGGATAGCCAAACCTTTATCGTGGGCACTGACCTTGGCATCTTACATGAGATGCAAAAGCACTCACCAGATAAGCTGTTTTTGGCAGCCCCTACTGCTGGTGAAAGCGCAACTTGTAAGAGCTGTGCGTTTTGCCCTTGGATGGCCATGAATGGTCTAAAAGGTATCGAAAACTGTCTACAGACTGGCAGTGGCGAGATTAAATTAGCGCCCGAATTGGCACAGGCGGCTTTAAAGCCACTACAGCGTATGTTGGATTTCGCCGCTGAGCAAAAACGTCGTGTGGCCACCAGTGGCGATATTATTGAAGACCGTGCGTTATTTGCAAACGTTGGCCCAGCTTAA
- the nadB gene encoding L-aspartate oxidase, whose translation MASAAPHKNCDVLIIGAGLAGLSAALSLPKHLSIAVLAKQDLQACSSHYAQGGIAAVIDSEDSVADHVSDTLIAGDGLCDAAATTQILAQGANAIDWLLKHKVPFTTKQPQSDADLKPSPTLADLHLTQEGGHGCRRVAHADDATGKHIMQALQQQIAAAPNIKLYTYHEALSLLTDNHRCTGAIVVETQTQKLVQFDSQAVVLASGGLGQLFTRATAPNVCMGDGIMMAWEAGCRLANLEFIQFHPTGLVYNDAQGSSNFLISEAVRGEGGLLRCPISHERFMPRYDKREELAPRDIVARAIANEIAHNGLGYVHLDISHKPAAFIREHFPDIYAHCLSLGIDITTDPIPVAPTAHYTCGGVLSTAKGQTDIKGLYAAGEVANTGLHGANRLASNSLLECVVMGRAIAHHLPSYLLDKDNWQTPQSLYKPLVIEPSRDAPVAPLAFNTTNNDTDQPPLSLTALKQLMSEHMGIRRSASGLNMALKQLSFWQQQLSAPIPNKAGVDSQDIVALLNSRRLQRLLQLASLLFGCALTRLESRGGHYRNDYPSLADIAAMSLVQGLQPPQLDCNALCLRNGTGSFGQLTPLYAQNIAGQAAEQNSVRPKAMPLSADRCTAFIPKAV comes from the coding sequence ATGGCCAGTGCTGCCCCTCATAAAAACTGTGATGTGTTGATTATCGGCGCGGGGTTGGCAGGGCTTTCGGCAGCGCTTTCGTTGCCAAAACACCTCAGCATCGCTGTGCTTGCCAAGCAAGACCTTCAGGCCTGCTCAAGCCACTACGCTCAAGGCGGTATTGCCGCAGTGATTGATAGCGAGGACAGCGTCGCCGATCATGTCAGCGACACGTTAATCGCCGGCGATGGCTTGTGTGATGCGGCGGCCACCACCCAAATCCTCGCCCAAGGTGCCAACGCTATTGATTGGCTGCTCAAACATAAGGTACCTTTTACCACCAAGCAACCTCAGTCAGATGCTGACTTAAAGCCCTCCCCTACGCTCGCTGACCTACATCTGACTCAAGAAGGCGGTCATGGCTGTCGACGTGTGGCACATGCTGATGATGCCACTGGCAAGCACATTATGCAGGCACTACAACAGCAAATCGCCGCGGCACCTAATATCAAGCTCTACACCTATCATGAGGCGCTTAGCCTATTGACTGACAATCATCGCTGCACAGGCGCTATCGTGGTGGAAACACAGACCCAGAAGCTGGTTCAATTTGATAGCCAAGCGGTGGTACTTGCCAGCGGCGGGCTGGGTCAATTATTCACCCGAGCCACAGCGCCCAATGTCTGCATGGGCGATGGTATTATGATGGCGTGGGAAGCAGGCTGCCGTTTGGCTAACTTAGAGTTTATCCAGTTTCATCCAACCGGTCTGGTTTATAATGATGCGCAAGGCAGCAGCAATTTTCTGATCTCTGAAGCCGTGCGCGGTGAAGGCGGCCTACTTCGCTGTCCCATTAGCCATGAGCGCTTTATGCCACGCTATGATAAGCGCGAAGAATTAGCCCCCCGTGACATTGTCGCTCGTGCTATTGCTAATGAGATTGCTCATAACGGCTTAGGCTACGTTCATTTGGACATCTCGCATAAACCCGCTGCATTTATTCGTGAGCACTTCCCCGATATCTACGCCCACTGCTTAAGCTTAGGCATCGACATTACCACAGACCCTATTCCGGTAGCGCCAACGGCTCATTATACCTGTGGCGGCGTACTGTCGACGGCGAAGGGACAGACCGATATCAAAGGCTTATATGCTGCCGGCGAAGTCGCCAATACTGGATTACATGGCGCCAATCGTCTGGCCAGTAACTCCTTACTTGAATGCGTGGTAATGGGCCGTGCAATTGCCCATCATTTACCCAGTTACTTGCTGGATAAAGACAATTGGCAAACGCCGCAGTCTCTTTATAAGCCATTGGTTATTGAGCCTAGCCGCGATGCGCCTGTTGCACCGTTAGCCTTCAATACCACCAATAACGACACCGATCAGCCGCCGCTTAGTTTAACCGCTCTTAAGCAGTTAATGAGCGAGCACATGGGCATCAGACGCAGCGCTTCAGGTCTAAATATGGCCTTAAAGCAACTGTCTTTTTGGCAACAACAGCTGTCAGCGCCCATCCCAAATAAAGCAGGTGTGGACAGTCAAGATATAGTGGCACTGCTTAATAGCAGACGCTTACAGCGCCTACTTCAGCTGGCAAGCTTACTATTCGGCTGTGCCCTTACCCGCCTTGAAAGCCGAGGTGGTCATTACCGCAATGACTACCCAAGCCTTGCCGACATAGCCGCCATGAGCTTAGTACAAGGCTTGCAGCCACCGCAGCTGGACTGTAACGCTTTATGTTTACGCAATGGCACTGGCAGCTTTGGACAGCTAACCCCGCTTTACGCTCAAAACATAGCGGGGCAAGCAGCAGAGCAAAATTCAGTGCGGCCTAAAGCAATGCCCCTGTCAGCCGACCGATGCACAGCTTTTATTCCCAAAGCCGTCTAG
- a CDS encoding lysine exporter LysO family protein produces MQTPQNIDNLITLVLILAPLFIGFALPLNRTLVQLSERLLGYLVYIILTLIGIELAQVEGLGSQIASIALYVTVLSVLTIGGGLAGLMVFDRMVPWSPPGKQSVTKHKVSVRGSLIQVSCVLIGFVIGQFLPASFMPPGNTMTGLLMLLILLVGIGLKASGITLKEVLLSKRGMQTSVIFTLAVLMGGIIFWLIFDEVSLPQSLALASGFGWYSLSAIVMTDAYGAVWGSVALFNDLVREFFALLFIPFFMRKTPSAAVGLGGATSLDFTLPVIQQSGGLGVVPLAISFGFIINIVAPVLMVVFSSFG; encoded by the coding sequence ATGCAAACACCTCAAAATATAGACAATCTTATTACCCTTGTCCTCATACTTGCTCCATTGTTTATTGGGTTTGCATTGCCACTAAACCGCACTTTGGTACAACTCTCAGAGCGTCTACTTGGCTATTTGGTCTATATTATCCTCACCTTAATCGGTATTGAGCTGGCGCAAGTAGAAGGGCTTGGCAGTCAAATCGCCAGTATCGCCTTGTATGTCACCGTGCTGTCTGTGTTGACCATAGGTGGGGGGCTGGCCGGGCTAATGGTGTTTGATCGAATGGTGCCTTGGTCGCCACCAGGCAAGCAGTCTGTTACTAAGCACAAGGTAAGTGTTCGAGGCAGCCTTATTCAGGTATCTTGTGTGCTGATTGGCTTTGTTATCGGGCAATTTTTGCCCGCAAGCTTCATGCCGCCAGGTAACACCATGACCGGCCTATTGATGTTGTTAATATTATTGGTGGGCATTGGCTTAAAGGCATCTGGTATCACTTTAAAAGAGGTACTGCTGAGCAAACGTGGGATGCAAACCAGCGTGATTTTTACGCTTGCCGTACTCATGGGCGGCATTATCTTTTGGTTAATCTTCGATGAGGTGTCTTTACCTCAAAGCCTGGCGTTGGCTTCAGGCTTTGGTTGGTACTCGCTGTCGGCCATTGTGATGACCGATGCTTATGGCGCAGTTTGGGGCAGTGTGGCGCTATTTAATGACTTGGTGCGTGAGTTCTTCGCGTTGTTATTTATCCCATTTTTTATGCGTAAGACACCATCTGCCGCAGTAGGTCTTGGCGGGGCTACTAGCCTGGATTTCACCTTACCAGTTATTCAACAGTCAGGTGGACTTGGTGTGGTTCCATTAGCCATTAGCTTTGGCTTTATTATCAACATTGTGGCGCCAGTATTGATGGTGGTTTTCTCTTCTTTCGGATAA
- a CDS encoding OmpA family protein, which yields MKLSSLISVAVLNISVLSLVGCQAVSTDTDSPKEIVTTAIEASQLDSDKDGVPDIIDQCPNTPWNIAVDKEGCPPTPIGTDLKMEYRAYYEAGSNQLTQEDLIELDRVADIMKQYPDSKVFFEGHISNHEKSTNNAALAQERVEYVKNYLILNHGIHPDRIKIEVYGATRPLSENEDNKEELRLNQRVYGLLTGEIETNED from the coding sequence ATGAAACTTTCATCACTAATTTCAGTCGCTGTTTTAAATATCAGTGTGTTAAGTCTGGTTGGCTGCCAGGCTGTGTCAACAGATACAGATAGTCCAAAAGAGATAGTGACCACTGCTATTGAGGCGAGTCAGTTAGACAGTGATAAAGATGGCGTGCCTGATATTATTGATCAATGCCCAAATACACCGTGGAATATAGCGGTTGATAAAGAGGGATGCCCACCAACTCCTATAGGAACAGATTTAAAAATGGAGTATAGAGCTTATTATGAGGCCGGAAGTAATCAGTTAACTCAAGAAGATCTAATAGAATTAGATAGGGTTGCAGATATTATGAAGCAGTATCCAGACTCTAAAGTGTTTTTTGAAGGTCATATCAGTAATCATGAAAAGAGCACTAATAATGCTGCTTTGGCTCAAGAAAGAGTAGAGTATGTTAAAAACTATCTGATCTTAAACCATGGGATTCATCCCGACAGAATTAAGATAGAAGTTTATGGCGCTACTCGACCGCTTTCTGAAAATGAAGATAATAAAGAGGAGCTAAGACTTAACCAAAGAGTTTATGGTTTATTAACTGGTGAGATTGAGACTAATGAAGACTAA
- a CDS encoding OmpA family protein translates to MKLSSLISVAVLNISVLSLVGCQAVSTDTDSPKQIVTTAIEASQLDSDEDGVPDINDECPNTPPYRVVDEKGCIVIVSDFTDTLELEMTVFFAPLSSQLLEDYNLEFVKTGKKLKEFPKAHVFIFGHVSSKERDVISRSGALSIERGLVIKNILVERQNIAPERISIYDCSDRLRMQATASAMADRNIESPNSRVTIRASNVINDLNNITGLAVTSSYEKFSQHCDLVNN, encoded by the coding sequence ATGAAACTTTCATCACTAATTTCAGTCGCTGTTTTAAATATCAGTGTGTTAAGTCTGGTTGGCTGCCAGGCTGTGTCAACAGATACAGACAGTCCAAAACAGATAGTGACGACTGCTATTGAGGCAAGTCAGTTAGACAGTGATGAAGATGGCGTGCCTGATATCAATGATGAGTGTCCGAATACACCACCATACAGGGTAGTAGATGAGAAAGGGTGCATTGTTATTGTCAGTGATTTTACCGATACACTTGAATTGGAGATGACTGTCTTTTTTGCGCCATTAAGCAGTCAGTTGCTTGAAGATTATAATCTTGAGTTTGTTAAAACTGGAAAAAAGCTTAAAGAGTTTCCTAAAGCCCATGTTTTCATATTTGGTCATGTGTCATCCAAAGAGAGGGATGTAATATCAAGATCTGGGGCTTTATCAATAGAACGTGGTCTAGTCATTAAGAATATATTGGTTGAAAGGCAAAATATAGCCCCTGAGCGAATTTCAATTTATGATTGTTCGGATAGACTACGCATGCAAGCCACTGCTTCAGCGATGGCAGATAGAAATATTGAATCCCCTAATAGTAGAGTGACTATTAGGGCCAGTAATGTTATTAATGACTTAAATAACATTACTGGCCTAGCTGTTACTTCTAGTTATGAGAAGTTTTCACAGCACTGCGATTTGGTAAATAATTGA
- a CDS encoding FAD-dependent oxidoreductase encodes MATSAQTLIIGGGIVGATLALKLAQQQHKVTLIDARPALTEADWQQKLLQRDARVFALSIASIELLKQVGAWQLIAKSGRKADYTQMQVWQQDGRGELNFGDEAVPQLLGSMVEPFVIEQALYQRMAADDVSEYLTLVAGHKVTLLDWRGTQQGYEVHLDNGQTLQGKLLIGADGRGSLVRREAGIELDTLDYHQTAICCAIKTQQPHRATARQLMLPTGTLALLPLADVTKDDKANPQHWQSVVWSLPRNKALELLQLNDIDRDSLRTELAAASQYALGDIERLESVASFPLTAQQAKQYVKDNLALVGDAAHGVHPLAGQGLNLGMLDVAALVATLFEDYQRSGGKCWGELATLRRYERTRRPHNSVMMHSFSLMNWLFAGDFAALRPVQQIRSEGMYQVGKIKPLMRFFTQKASGL; translated from the coding sequence ATGGCAACATCTGCACAAACCCTAATCATCGGCGGCGGCATCGTCGGGGCAACATTGGCTTTGAAGTTAGCGCAGCAGCAGCACAAAGTGACTTTAATTGATGCGCGTCCTGCATTAACCGAAGCGGACTGGCAACAAAAGCTATTGCAGCGTGATGCCCGTGTCTTTGCGCTTAGTATCGCCAGTATTGAGTTGTTAAAACAGGTCGGGGCGTGGCAACTGATTGCCAAATCAGGGCGCAAAGCCGATTACACCCAAATGCAAGTCTGGCAACAAGATGGGCGCGGTGAATTAAACTTCGGAGATGAGGCGGTGCCACAATTGCTGGGCAGCATGGTTGAGCCTTTTGTCATTGAGCAGGCATTATATCAGCGCATGGCCGCGGATGATGTCAGTGAGTATCTGACCTTGGTCGCCGGTCACAAGGTCACTTTGCTTGACTGGCGGGGCACTCAGCAAGGCTATGAGGTGCACTTGGACAATGGCCAGACGCTACAAGGTAAGCTGCTTATTGGTGCCGATGGCCGGGGGTCATTGGTTCGACGCGAGGCAGGTATTGAGCTAGATACCTTGGATTACCACCAGACTGCCATTTGCTGCGCCATTAAGACCCAGCAGCCGCATCGAGCCACGGCCCGTCAGTTGATGTTGCCTACGGGTACTTTGGCCTTACTGCCGCTGGCTGATGTCACTAAGGACGATAAAGCCAATCCGCAGCATTGGCAGTCTGTGGTCTGGAGCTTGCCTCGCAATAAAGCGCTTGAGTTGCTGCAATTAAATGATATCGACCGTGATAGTCTACGCACCGAGCTTGCCGCTGCCAGTCAATATGCTTTAGGCGATATCGAGCGGCTAGAGTCTGTTGCCAGTTTTCCGCTGACAGCGCAGCAAGCCAAGCAGTACGTCAAAGACAACCTAGCTCTTGTTGGTGATGCAGCACATGGTGTTCATCCACTGGCAGGTCAAGGTCTAAATCTAGGTATGCTTGATGTGGCGGCCTTGGTTGCCACTTTATTTGAAGATTATCAGCGTAGTGGCGGTAAATGTTGGGGAGAGCTTGCCACGCTTCGTCGCTACGAGCGAACCCGTCGACCACACAACAGCGTGATGATGCACAGTTTTTCATTAATGAATTGGCTGTTCGCTGGAGACTTTGCAGCGCTGCGCCCTGTGCAGCAAATTCGTAGTGAAGGCATGTATCAAGTGGGCAAGATTAAACCGTTAATGCGGTTTTTTACTCAAAAGGCGAGCGGGCTATAA